Genomic segment of uncultured Desulfobacter sp.:
CAATACCGGAACGTTCCCACAGCTGACCCTCCCGGATCAAGCGCTTGACACGCCAAACGCCTGAAATATCCATGGATATACCCAACCCCAGCCCCAAAAGCAGATACATCAAAACAATAAAAACCGACGCAGGCATATCCGAAAGCCATCCGGACAACCGGGGAAACAAAAGAAATCCAGAGGGCAGAACCACCAGGGTTGTCAGGCAAAACCGGACACTGATATGTCGGACAATGCGAACCATCTTAATTCTCCGGGCAGGGTTCCTGACCCTTTTTCAATGCCACACGAATGGAATCCGAGGGCGCTTCTGCCTCCGCCTGCCCAGACCCGGCCAGGCATCCCGTTGTTTCCCCCACCATTTCATACCGGATATCAGGCGGCATCAAAAAATCACGCTCCGGCTCACCTTTCATGGCCCGAATCATGAAGTCCGTCCAAATCGGCACAGCTCCCTGCCCACCGGTAATTCCCCTGCCATTTTTATCTTTGAGTTTTCTTTTTTGGTCATACCCGGTCCATACGGATACGCAGAGAGAAGGCGTAAAACCGGTAAACCAGGCATCATTATAATTGTCCGTGGTCCCGGTTTTCCCGGCTGCGGGACGCTTAAATCCCAGACGTCGCACCCCGCTGCCCGAACCGGAATCCACAACGCCTTCCATCATGTCCACCACCTGGAAGGCCGTTGCCGCATCCAACACCCTGCGATCTTTAACGATGTGCTCAAAAAGCACCCGGCCCCTTGCATCTTCAACCCGCCAAAACAAAAAGGGTTCATGGTAAATGCCGAGACCCGCCAACGTCGAAAACCCGACTGCCATATCCATAACGCTGACATCAGAGGTCCCAAGGGCCACGGAATAGACAGATTCTAAAGGGCTTTTTACACCACAGGCTTTGGCCACATCCACCACGGCAGCAGGCCCCACATCCGCCACCAACTGGGCTGCGACGGTATTCACCGAATGGACCAAAGCCTGTTTGAGGATCATGGGACCCCTGAATGTTTTTTCAAAATTCTGGGGGTACCAGTCGGGAGCCCCTGCAACGGGAATGGCCACAGGCCTGTCCTGGAACAGGCTGGCCGGATTCAGTTTTCTATTCTTAAAAGCGGCATAGTATAAAAAAGGTTTAAACCCGCTGCCGGCCTGACGTTTACTGTTCACAGCCCGGTTGAATTCGCTTGCATAATAGTCCCTGCCCCCCACCATGGCCTTCACCGCGCCGCTGGCGTTATCAATGGCCACCAGAGCGGCCTGGGGTTTTTCAAGCGCCCCCGTATCCAGCCCCATAACCTCATCAAGCCGGGCCATTCCCTCCATCACCGCAGTGCAGGCATCGGCCTGGCGGCGGGAATCCATGGTCGTATACACTTTAATACCACCATCGTAAACCACATCCTCACCGTACATATCCACAAGCTGTTGAATCAACGCATCCAGAAAATAACTGCCGGTCCGGGAATCTTTACGTCCATCGTGCAGCTCCGGACGAATGGCATCTGTTTTAGCCGCCTCATCGGCCGTAATAAAACCTGCCGCCACCATGCGGTTCAGCACCACCCGCCGCCGGGCAAGCGCTCTATCGTAATGCCGGAAAGGATTGTATTGGGAGGGAGATTTGGGCAGCCCTGCAAGCAATGCCGCTTCAGCCAGGGTCAAATCCTGGGCGGATTTATCAAAATACATGCGGGCCGCACGCTCAATGCCCTGGGCCCCGGCCCCGAAATGGATCTGGTTGATATAGGCCCCGAGAATCTGCTCTTTGGTATTGGCCTGCTCAATCTGAAACGCCACCAGCATCTCTTTAAATTTGCGCTGCCAGGTCTGTTCAAAACTGAAAAACAGATTCTTGGCCAACTGCTGGGTAATGGTCGAAGCGCCCTGGATTTGGCCGGATTCAAACAGGGTGATATACAGGGCCTTTAAGGTACGCAGTTTATTTACACCATGGTGTTCAAAAAACCTGTGGTCCTCGGTGGCCACAATGGCATTGAGAAAATCAGCAGAGACCATGTCCAGGGAAACGGCTGTCTTTTCGCCAAGGGCAATGAGCACCTGGCCGTCCGCGGAATAGATCAGACTCTGGGGGGTTTCAATAATACGGCTCAAAGGCGAGGGGAGTTTAGGCAGGTCCCGGGAAATATGAATGACCATCAGGCAGGCTGCGACAGCCGCAAGAGCCACGGTAAAAAGCCCCGTATAAATCAACAGCCGCACCAGGGAAACCAGCCAGGAAAACAGCCGCATCAGCTTTCATCCTTCAGAACCAGGGTCAACTGCCAAACCGCCCACTCCCGGGCTTTAACCTCCACCACCCGGGAGTCGCCCAGGAGATGAAACTCAAATCCCAGACAGATCAATCCGTCCTGGACGGCATTGCCCACCCCCACACGCTCAAGGGAACCCTTTTCAGATAAAAGATCTTGTGTATCCAGAATCAGATCGGATCGCATCTCCCCGGGCAGCCGTGAGACAGCGTTAAAGAAAAAAGCGGCAGGATAAATTCTGTCAAAAAAATCGGGGACATTTTCCAGGGTTCCCGGAATTACGGATGGGCTGCCGTTGTTGCCAAGGGTCTGTACATCCAGGTCCACCTGCTGGACAACCCGGTTCTGGGTATCAATGAAAAAAATTTTCATGCCGCCCATGCGGCCTTCGCAGAAAATCCGGTCGGTGACGCCGCCGTTGAGCAGCCACACCAGACGCACCGGATCAACCACATGTCTGCGGCGGTAGGCAGGTAATGCCAAATACAGTTCCCGAAACCGGTCCTTGTCCAGGTTAGCCCATTCCCCGGGACCCAACTTGGCCGCAAGATCAGCAAAGGACTCTGCGGACCGCACCGTTCGTCCCGCGCTTTCCCGTTCAAAGGCCATCTGATCCAGGGACTGCATGGCATTGACCATGTGCCGCCCCGCATCCCAGATGGCACCGTTTTCAGGGCGGGCGTCATTGGTAGACGCAAGATAATTGCCCACCAGCCGTTCGCACCAGTCAAAACGAAACTCAGATACCACAAGGATACAGATGACCGATAGAATTACCAGATTCAAAACCGAGCAACTTCGTTTGAACCACTCTTCCGGCGTGCTCGGCCCATACCAGTTTTGGGTGCGCAGATTCATAGGCGGAACAAAAAAGGGCTCAGGCTTTGCCCACAGCTTTCATTGAATCGTTGAATACCGCATACATCTGTTCATGCTCAGACAATGCGGCGGCCAGAAGCGTATTCACCAAAGAATCATCTTCCTGCTCAAGATCCTGGGATTTAATCACATAGTTTGCACTCAGATCCAGGGCGGTCATGGCATTGCCGGTCTCAAGGCCTGAACCGAGCCGGACAAGACAGATTTTTCGGCGAAGAAACATATCCATATTATTCATATACCCGACGATACTTTTGTCCGTATCAAAGGAGTCATCCATCACCACCAGGGGATAGACATAATATTCAAGACTTTTCAACGCCTGGGCCGGAGATTCAGCCACATGGGTCTTTAACCCCACATGTTCCAATCCAGCCAGAACCCGCTTGCGGCCAAGGGATGGGGGCATGCAGACCAGGGCCTGTTTTGATCCGCCGGCCTGAAACATTGATATATCCGGTCCCATGCCGGCCGACCCGGGATTCCCGGCCGATGCTTTAACAGGAACAGAGGCAGCACATTTGGGGCATTTAAATGAAAAATCCTTGTCTTTGGGTATTTTATCATCGGGCAGGTTCGCACTACTGCCGCATGCCGGGCAGGCAATCTTCATAATAAGTCCTCCTCTCCCCCGTAACTGCGGTCAATCTCAAGGGATTGAATGCCGCTTGTGGATTCCCCCCTGGCGCTTTTAATCCGGTCAAGCCCCCGGCCCACAATATCCTTGCGTGATGCATAGGCCATGGCCGTGTTTTCGTCAATTTTCCCTTCTTCATACAAACTTACAATAAACTCGTCAAAGGAAATCATACCCTGGGGTTTACCCGCCACAATGATGTCGTTAAAGGTTTTGCCTTCGGACTCCCCGTTTAAGATGCTGTCCTTGACCCGCAGATTGGTGGCCATGATTTCAAAGGCAGCCACCCGCCCACCGCCCATCTTGGGCAAAAGCCGCTGGGCCACCACCCACCGGACCGTGTCGGCCAGGCGGATTCGGATCTGGGTCTCTTCTTCGGTGGAAAACATGCCCAGTACACGGTTGATGGTCTGTCCGGCGTCCACGGTGTGCAGGGTCGAAACCACCAGGTGGCCGGTCTCGGCAGCCGCCAAACCAATTTCAACGGTTTCCCGGTCCCGCATTTCGCCCACCAGGATGACTTTAGGGGCCTGGCGCAAAGCCGCCCGCAGGCCCGAGGCAAAGGTATCAAAATCCATACCCAATTCCCGCTGATTAAAGGTGGATTGTTTCTGGGTATGCTGGTACTCGATTGGGTCTTCCAGGGTAATTACATGTACGGATTTGGTTTCGTTGATCTTATCTAAAAGCGCGGCCAATGAGGTGGATTTACCGGACCCTGTGGCCCCTGTCACAAAAATGATACCGTTCTTCTCCTCAGCCATTTTATGAAAACTTGCCGGCAGATTGAGCTTTTCAATGGTGGGAATAACGGTTTCAAGCTTTCGTAATACGATGGCATATTTGCCTGACCTGGAAAAAATATTTACCCTGAATCTTGCCTTGGTACTCAGCTGGTAGGATAAATCACAGCTGCCCTCCCTGAGCAATGTTTCAAGCTGTTTTCTGTCATTATTGATAAGATTAAGCGCCAAGACCTCGGTTTGAAACGCTGTCAACACCTTGAATCCCGGTCCCAGATCAACAGGCAAGAGCTGGCCGGAGCTCTCCACCTGAAGGGGTTTGCCCGGGGTAATATTCAAGTCCGACACATTATCATGGGAATCCAACATCTTAGTAAGAATATAATCAAGCTGCTGTTTTTTCATGCCTTACTCCTAGGATTGACCAGCCGTTACGCTTCGGTAAAATCCGCAGGCGGTTTTTTAAGAAACGGCCGGAACAATTGTTTATTATTTGCCTTTGAATAGGCATCATCGGGACTGATCTTCCCTGCTTTGTAAAGCCCCATGATCGCATCGTCTAGAAGCTGCATTCCGTATTGCTTGCCGGTCTGGATCATGGACGGGATCTGGTGGGTTTTGGATTCCCGGATAAGATTTCGGACCGCAGGGGTTGCCACAAGGATCTCCAGGGCGGCGCACCGGCCCTTTTTGTCAATCCGTTTAAACAGCACCTGGGCCACGATGGCCCGAAGGCCGTCCGACAGTGTGGATCGAATCTGGGCCTGTTCACTGCTGGGAAACACCTCAACAAGTCTGTCCACGGTTTTATGGGCACTGGATGTATGCAGGGTGCCAAAGACCAGGTGGCCTGTGGACGCCGCTTCAACGGCCAGAGAAATGGTTTCAAGATCCCGAAGCTCGCCCACCAGGATAATATCCGGGTCCTCGCGCAAGGCTCCGCGAAGTGCCGCGGAAAAGGTCTTGGTATGGGTGCCCACTTCCCGGTGGTTCACAATACAGCCCTGGCTTTTGTGAACGAATTCTATGGGGTCTTCAACGGTAATGATATGGTCTTTTCTGTTTCTGTTGGCCTGATCAATGATGGCGGCAAGGGTGGTTGATTTACCGGACCCGGTGGGGCCTGTCACCAATACAAGACCTCTGGGCAGGTCCGCCAGTTTTGAAATTACCGTCGGCAATCCCAGGGCTTCGGCGGTCAGGATATTTGAAGGAATTTCGCGGAATACGGCGGCTATGCCGTTTTTCTGCATGAAATAATTGGCCCTGTAACGGGCGAGGCCGGGAATTTCATACCCGAAATCAACATCCCCGGTTTCTTCAAATTCCTTAATTTTTTCCTGGGAGGTAATTTCATAAAGCATGCCGCGCAGCTTATCATTGGTCAATTTATCGTATTTAATTCGCTCAATGTCGCCATGAAGTCTCAACGCCGGCTGCTGCCCTGCAGTCAGGTGCAGGTCAGACGCCCCCTGGTCATGCATGAGCTTGAAAAACGCATCTATTTCAGCCATTTCTTCCCCTTTTACGTTATTTGTTTGCCCCCTAACAGAGAATATCAGAAACGCCTGGCCATAACGCAACACAGCCCTTTACAACAAGGGCGTGTCGCCAAACGCGTCATGTG
This window contains:
- a CDS encoding PBP1A family penicillin-binding protein, with translation MRLFSWLVSLVRLLIYTGLFTVALAAVAACLMVIHISRDLPKLPSPLSRIIETPQSLIYSADGQVLIALGEKTAVSLDMVSADFLNAIVATEDHRFFEHHGVNKLRTLKALYITLFESGQIQGASTITQQLAKNLFFSFEQTWQRKFKEMLVAFQIEQANTKEQILGAYINQIHFGAGAQGIERAARMYFDKSAQDLTLAEAALLAGLPKSPSQYNPFRHYDRALARRRVVLNRMVAAGFITADEAAKTDAIRPELHDGRKDSRTGSYFLDALIQQLVDMYGEDVVYDGGIKVYTTMDSRRQADACTAVMEGMARLDEVMGLDTGALEKPQAALVAIDNASGAVKAMVGGRDYYASEFNRAVNSKRQAGSGFKPFLYYAAFKNRKLNPASLFQDRPVAIPVAGAPDWYPQNFEKTFRGPMILKQALVHSVNTVAAQLVADVGPAAVVDVAKACGVKSPLESVYSVALGTSDVSVMDMAVGFSTLAGLGIYHEPFLFWRVEDARGRVLFEHIVKDRRVLDAATAFQVVDMMEGVVDSGSGSGVRRLGFKRPAAGKTGTTDNYNDAWFTGFTPSLCVSVWTGYDQKRKLKDKNGRGITGGQGAVPIWTDFMIRAMKGEPERDFLMPPDIRYEMVGETTGCLAGSGQAEAEAPSDSIRVALKKGQEPCPEN
- a CDS encoding zinc-ribbon domain-containing protein — encoded protein: MKIACPACGSSANLPDDKIPKDKDFSFKCPKCAASVPVKASAGNPGSAGMGPDISMFQAGGSKQALVCMPPSLGRKRVLAGLEHVGLKTHVAESPAQALKSLEYYVYPLVVMDDSFDTDKSIVGYMNNMDMFLRRKICLVRLGSGLETGNAMTALDLSANYVIKSQDLEQEDDSLVNTLLAAALSEHEQMYAVFNDSMKAVGKA
- a CDS encoding PilT/PilU family type 4a pilus ATPase; this translates as MKKQQLDYILTKMLDSHDNVSDLNITPGKPLQVESSGQLLPVDLGPGFKVLTAFQTEVLALNLINNDRKQLETLLREGSCDLSYQLSTKARFRVNIFSRSGKYAIVLRKLETVIPTIEKLNLPASFHKMAEEKNGIIFVTGATGSGKSTSLAALLDKINETKSVHVITLEDPIEYQHTQKQSTFNQRELGMDFDTFASGLRAALRQAPKVILVGEMRDRETVEIGLAAAETGHLVVSTLHTVDAGQTINRVLGMFSTEEETQIRIRLADTVRWVVAQRLLPKMGGGRVAAFEIMATNLRVKDSILNGESEGKTFNDIIVAGKPQGMISFDEFIVSLYEEGKIDENTAMAYASRKDIVGRGLDRIKSARGESTSGIQSLEIDRSYGGEEDLL
- a CDS encoding type IV pilus twitching motility protein PilT, with product MAEIDAFFKLMHDQGASDLHLTAGQQPALRLHGDIERIKYDKLTNDKLRGMLYEITSQEKIKEFEETGDVDFGYEIPGLARYRANYFMQKNGIAAVFREIPSNILTAEALGLPTVISKLADLPRGLVLVTGPTGSGKSTTLAAIIDQANRNRKDHIITVEDPIEFVHKSQGCIVNHREVGTHTKTFSAALRGALREDPDIILVGELRDLETISLAVEAASTGHLVFGTLHTSSAHKTVDRLVEVFPSSEQAQIRSTLSDGLRAIVAQVLFKRIDKKGRCAALEILVATPAVRNLIRESKTHQIPSMIQTGKQYGMQLLDDAIMGLYKAGKISPDDAYSKANNKQLFRPFLKKPPADFTEA